A DNA window from Actinokineospora baliensis contains the following coding sequences:
- a CDS encoding ATP-dependent helicase — MTTEALDLFTAPTRHWFGGAFAAPTDAQAGAWRAAAAGEHALVVAPTGSGKTLAAFLWALDRLAHEGVPSDPKKRCRVLYVSPLKALAVDVQRNLRAPLAGIRQAAHRLDLPEPDITVGTRTGDTPADERRSFARTPPDVLVTTPESLFLLLTSAARESLRGVGTVIVDEVHAVAGTKRGSHLAVSLERLDALLERPAQRIGLSATVRPVEEISGYLGGGRPVTLVRPKIAKTVQVSVEVPVSDMAALGEGPAAPVDPDAPEAPQRPSIWPVVEQRVLELVRQHRSTIVFANSRRLAERMTARLNELATEESEAIARFPAEAIGQSGLTTMTEPVVARAHHGSMSREQRTLVEEDLKSGRLPCVVATSSLELGIDMGAVDLVVQIEAPPTVAAGMQRVGRAGHQVGAVSRGVMFPKFRGDLVSCAVVAERMAGGAIEAVRYPRNPLDVLAQQVVAMVALEPWTVTDLAALVRRAAPYASLPDSALYSVLDMLAGRYPSEEFGELRPRITWDRVSGELRGRPGSQRLAVTSGGTIPDRGLFTVMTPPDERGAGSRVGELDEEMVYESRVGDTFLLGTSAWRVQDITHDRVIVTPAPGEPARMPFWKGDAPGRPLELGRALGAFVRELSAVDEPAARERAAVAGLDEWATDNLLAYLGEQREATRHIPDDRTVLVERFRDELGDWRLVVHSPFGAQVNAPWALAIGARLRERRGVDAQIAHSDDGIVVRLPDAVDDSGQEVVAGVEDVLLDPEEVEQVVVAEVGGSALFASRFRECAARSLLLPRRDPRRRTPLWQQRQRSAQLLSVAAKYEQFPVVLEAMRECLQDVYDVAGLRELMSDVRARRVRVVEVETPSASPFARSLLFGYVGMFLYGVDVPLAERRAAALSLDSALLAELLGSEAIRELLDPEVLAEVERSLQRLDPKRHARHAEDAADLLRFLGDLSEAEAAERGVLPEWLTELVAARRVLRVRIAGEERFISIEDAGRVRDALGTALPVGVPEAFTEPVADPVGDLLARYARTHGPFPAAEAATRFGLGVSVVTGVLERLAGSGRLVRGELRPGGTHTEYCDADVLRRLRRASLARLRAEVEPVEPAALGRFLPSWHGIGRRLRSAPKADDVLSVVEQLAGAPLPASAVESLILPARLPGYTPALLDELTTAGEVTWCGSGSLAGGDGWIALAPTDVADLLLPEVEEAVPDTPLHTAVLSSLDSGALFFRQIVDRTSAVLLDGGAEAPGDQDVVTALWDLVWGGLVTNDTIAPLRMLVAGKGAAHKPRRTPPRGRYARLRTARPVMPSRTGPPTVGGRWSLVVPREEDPTRRAHARAEAFLERHGVLTRGALDTERVVGGFSGVYKVLRAMEDSGQIVRGYVVEGLGAAQFAARGAVDRLRALSRPDSAPPEPDVVVGAGWPVPASMQLPTAPQSTLDAVVLAAADPAQPYGAALDWPTPVGEGKHRPARKAGALAVLVDGVPALYVERGGRTLLSFTDNDPSLRAAAEALSKAVREGWLGSLSVEKADGEIALTSTLATVLRDAGFRATPKGLRLRA, encoded by the coding sequence GTGACCACCGAAGCGCTCGACCTGTTCACCGCCCCGACCCGGCACTGGTTCGGCGGTGCGTTCGCCGCGCCCACCGACGCCCAGGCCGGGGCGTGGCGGGCGGCCGCGGCGGGCGAGCACGCGCTCGTGGTCGCGCCGACCGGGTCGGGCAAGACGCTGGCCGCGTTCCTGTGGGCGCTCGACCGGCTCGCGCACGAGGGGGTGCCGAGCGACCCCAAGAAGCGGTGCCGGGTGCTGTACGTGTCCCCGCTCAAGGCGCTGGCGGTGGACGTCCAGCGCAACCTGCGGGCCCCGCTGGCCGGGATCAGGCAGGCAGCGCACCGGCTCGACCTGCCGGAACCGGACATCACCGTCGGCACCCGCACCGGCGACACCCCGGCCGACGAGCGCCGCTCGTTCGCCAGGACGCCGCCGGACGTGCTGGTCACCACGCCCGAGTCGCTGTTCCTGCTGCTGACCTCGGCGGCACGGGAGTCGCTGCGCGGGGTGGGCACGGTGATCGTCGACGAGGTGCACGCGGTGGCCGGGACCAAGCGCGGCTCGCACCTGGCGGTGTCGCTGGAGCGGCTGGACGCGCTGCTGGAGCGGCCCGCGCAGCGCATCGGGCTGTCGGCGACGGTGCGGCCGGTGGAGGAGATCAGCGGGTACCTCGGCGGCGGCCGCCCGGTCACCCTGGTCCGGCCGAAGATCGCGAAAACGGTTCAGGTCAGCGTCGAGGTGCCGGTGTCGGACATGGCCGCCCTCGGCGAGGGCCCCGCGGCGCCGGTCGACCCGGACGCGCCGGAGGCCCCGCAGCGGCCGTCGATCTGGCCGGTGGTGGAGCAGCGGGTGCTGGAGTTGGTGCGCCAGCACCGGTCGACCATCGTGTTCGCCAACTCGCGGCGGCTGGCCGAGCGGATGACCGCGCGGCTCAACGAGTTGGCGACCGAGGAGTCCGAGGCGATCGCCCGGTTCCCGGCGGAGGCGATCGGGCAGTCCGGGTTGACCACGATGACCGAGCCGGTGGTGGCCAGGGCGCACCACGGGTCGATGTCGCGCGAGCAGCGGACGCTGGTGGAGGAGGACCTGAAGTCCGGGCGGCTGCCGTGCGTGGTGGCCACCTCCTCGCTGGAACTGGGCATCGACATGGGCGCGGTCGACCTGGTGGTGCAGATCGAGGCGCCGCCGACGGTCGCGGCCGGGATGCAGCGGGTGGGGCGCGCGGGCCACCAGGTGGGGGCGGTCTCGCGCGGGGTGATGTTCCCGAAGTTCCGCGGCGACCTGGTGTCCTGCGCGGTGGTCGCCGAGCGGATGGCGGGCGGCGCGATCGAGGCGGTCCGCTACCCGCGCAACCCGCTGGACGTGCTGGCGCAGCAGGTCGTGGCGATGGTGGCGCTGGAGCCGTGGACGGTGACCGATCTGGCGGCCCTGGTGCGGCGGGCGGCGCCGTACGCGTCGCTGCCGGATTCGGCGCTGTACTCGGTGCTGGACATGTTGGCGGGCCGGTACCCGAGCGAGGAGTTCGGCGAACTGCGGCCGCGGATCACCTGGGACCGGGTCAGCGGTGAGCTGCGCGGGCGGCCGGGGTCGCAGCGGTTGGCGGTCACCTCGGGCGGCACGATCCCGGACCGGGGCCTGTTCACCGTGATGACCCCGCCGGACGAGCGCGGCGCCGGGTCGCGGGTCGGTGAGCTGGACGAGGAGATGGTCTACGAGTCCCGGGTCGGCGACACGTTCCTGCTGGGCACCTCGGCCTGGCGGGTGCAGGACATCACCCATGACCGGGTGATCGTCACGCCAGCGCCGGGCGAGCCCGCGCGGATGCCGTTCTGGAAGGGCGACGCGCCGGGGCGGCCGCTGGAGCTGGGGCGGGCACTGGGCGCGTTCGTCCGCGAACTGTCCGCTGTGGACGAACCGGCGGCGCGGGAGCGGGCCGCGGTGGCCGGGCTGGACGAGTGGGCGACCGACAACCTGCTGGCGTACCTGGGTGAGCAGCGCGAGGCGACCAGGCACATCCCCGACGACCGGACCGTGCTGGTGGAGCGGTTCCGCGACGAGCTGGGCGACTGGCGGCTGGTGGTGCACTCGCCTTTCGGAGCGCAGGTGAACGCCCCGTGGGCGTTGGCGATCGGAGCGCGGCTGCGCGAGCGGCGCGGGGTGGACGCGCAGATCGCGCACTCCGACGACGGGATCGTGGTGCGGCTGCCGGACGCGGTCGACGACAGCGGGCAGGAAGTGGTGGCGGGCGTCGAGGACGTGCTGCTCGACCCAGAGGAGGTCGAGCAGGTGGTGGTGGCCGAGGTGGGCGGGTCCGCGCTGTTCGCGTCCCGGTTCCGCGAGTGCGCGGCGCGGTCGTTGCTGCTGCCCCGGCGCGATCCCCGACGGCGGACCCCGCTGTGGCAGCAGCGGCAGCGGTCGGCGCAACTGCTGTCGGTCGCGGCGAAGTACGAGCAGTTCCCGGTGGTGCTGGAGGCCATGCGGGAGTGCCTGCAGGACGTCTACGACGTGGCCGGTCTGCGCGAGCTGATGTCGGACGTGCGGGCTCGGCGGGTGCGGGTGGTCGAGGTGGAGACCCCGTCGGCGTCGCCGTTCGCGCGCAGCCTGCTGTTCGGGTACGTGGGCATGTTCCTCTACGGGGTCGACGTTCCGCTGGCGGAGCGGCGGGCTGCGGCGCTGTCGCTCGACAGCGCGCTGCTGGCGGAGCTGCTGGGGTCGGAGGCGATCCGGGAGCTGCTCGACCCCGAGGTGCTGGCCGAGGTGGAGCGGTCGCTGCAGCGGCTCGACCCGAAGCGGCACGCCAGGCACGCCGAGGACGCGGCGGACCTGCTGCGGTTCTTGGGAGACCTGTCCGAGGCGGAGGCGGCCGAGCGCGGCGTGCTGCCCGAGTGGCTGACGGAGTTGGTCGCCGCGCGGCGGGTACTGCGGGTGCGGATCGCGGGCGAAGAGCGGTTCATCTCGATCGAGGACGCCGGACGGGTTCGCGACGCGCTGGGCACGGCGCTGCCGGTGGGGGTACCGGAGGCGTTCACCGAGCCGGTGGCGGACCCGGTCGGCGACCTGCTGGCCCGGTACGCCCGCACGCACGGCCCGTTCCCGGCGGCGGAGGCGGCGACCCGGTTCGGGTTGGGCGTGTCGGTGGTGACGGGGGTGTTGGAGCGGCTCGCGGGGTCAGGTCGGTTGGTGCGCGGCGAGTTGCGGCCGGGCGGCACGCACACCGAGTACTGCGACGCCGACGTGCTGCGCCGGTTGCGCCGGGCGTCGCTGGCGCGGTTGCGGGCCGAGGTGGAGCCGGTCGAGCCCGCCGCGCTGGGCCGGTTCTTGCCCAGTTGGCACGGGATCGGCCGCAGACTGCGATCGGCCCCGAAGGCCGACGACGTGCTGTCGGTGGTGGAGCAGCTGGCCGGGGCGCCGCTGCCCGCGAGCGCCGTCGAGTCATTGATCCTGCCCGCGCGGTTGCCCGGGTACACGCCCGCGCTGCTCGACGAACTGACCACGGCGGGCGAGGTCACCTGGTGCGGCAGCGGTTCCCTCGCCGGTGGCGACGGCTGGATCGCTCTGGCGCCAACGGATGTGGCGGACCTGCTGCTGCCGGAGGTGGAGGAGGCGGTACCGGACACCCCGCTGCACACCGCCGTTCTGTCTTCTTTGGACAGCGGGGCGCTCTTCTTCCGCCAGATCGTGGACCGGACCAGCGCCGTCCTGCTCGACGGCGGAGCCGAGGCGCCGGGTGATCAAGACGTGGTCACCGCCCTGTGGGACCTGGTGTGGGGCGGCCTGGTCACCAACGACACGATCGCGCCGCTACGGATGCTCGTGGCGGGCAAGGGCGCCGCCCACAAACCACGGCGCACCCCGCCCCGCGGCCGGTACGCCCGCCTGCGCACGGCACGTCCCGTGATGCCCAGCCGCACCGGACCGCCGACCGTCGGCGGGCGGTGGTCGTTGGTCGTGCCGCGCGAGGAGGATCCGACCCGCCGGGCGCACGCGCGCGCCGAGGCTTTCCTGGAGCGGCACGGGGTCCTGACCCGCGGCGCCTTGGACACCGAGCGCGTGGTCGGCGGGTTCAGCGGGGTCTACAAGGTGCTGCGCGCGATGGAGGACTCCGGTCAGATCGTGCGGGGGTACGTCGTCGAAGGCCTCGGCGCGGCCCAGTTCGCCGCTCGCGGAGCCGTCGACCGCCTCCGCGCCCTCTCCCGCCCGGACTCAGCACCGCCCGAGCCGGACGTGGTGGTCGGTGCGGGCTGGCCGGTCCCGGCGAGCATGCAACTCCCCACCGCCCCTCAGTCCACACTGGACGCCGTGGTCCTCGCCGCCGCCGACCCAGCCCAGCCCTACGGCGCCGCCCTGGACTGGCCCACCCCCGTCGGCGAAGGCAAACACCGCCCCGCCCGCAAAGCAGGCGCCCTGGCCGTCCTGGTAGACGGCGTCCCCGCCCTCTACGTAGAACGCGGCGGCAGAACCCTCCTCTCCTTCACCGACAACGACCCGTCCCTCCGAGCCGCAGCCGAAGCCCTGTCCAAAGCCGTCCGCGAAGGCTGGCTCGGCAGCCTCTCCGTAGAAAAAGCCGACGGCGAAATAGCCCTGACCTCAACCCTGGCCACCGTCCTGCGCGACGCCGGCTTCCGCGCAACCCCCAAAGGCCTCCGCCTCCGCGCCTGA
- a CDS encoding MerR family transcriptional regulator — protein MGEHLTVGRVAELASVSVRTLHHYDEIGLVRPSARTTAGYRAYSSADVERLREVLAYRRLGFGLREIADLVDDPATDAVAHLHRLRELLVEQRDRAAAMVMAIDRELEARAMGIRNTPEEQLKMFGAQLYDVIGSAYPATRTTEPRIAAQIWDALGDARTVLNVGAGTGSYEPPDRDVTAVEPSSVMRAQRPADAAPCIAATAENLPFEDQSFDAAMAFSTVHHWQDPIAGLREMRRVARRVVVFTHDASHTGWLQRFWLTRDYLPEVANLVIGRPSVDQLAHAIGARREPVLIPWDCADGFFEAHWRRPEAYLDEHVRRAVSVWTRVGPEAEHRAVSRLRADLAANRWSERNPDLTALDAAELGLRLLIT, from the coding sequence GTGGGGGAACACCTGACCGTGGGCCGCGTGGCCGAGTTGGCGAGCGTGAGTGTGCGGACGCTGCACCACTACGACGAGATCGGACTTGTACGGCCGTCCGCGCGGACGACCGCCGGGTACCGGGCCTACTCGTCGGCGGACGTGGAGCGGCTGCGCGAGGTCCTCGCGTACCGGCGGTTGGGGTTCGGGTTGCGGGAGATCGCCGATCTGGTCGATGACCCCGCCACCGACGCGGTCGCGCACCTGCACCGCCTGCGGGAACTGCTGGTGGAGCAACGCGACCGCGCCGCCGCCATGGTGATGGCAATCGACAGGGAACTGGAGGCGCGGGCGATGGGGATCAGGAACACGCCGGAGGAGCAGCTGAAGATGTTCGGCGCGCAGCTGTACGACGTCATCGGGTCCGCGTACCCGGCGACGCGGACCACCGAGCCGCGGATAGCCGCCCAGATCTGGGACGCGCTCGGCGACGCGCGGACGGTACTGAACGTCGGTGCGGGCACCGGCTCCTACGAGCCGCCGGACCGCGACGTCACGGCGGTGGAACCATCCTCGGTCATGCGGGCGCAGCGCCCCGCGGACGCGGCACCGTGCATAGCCGCTACTGCGGAGAACCTTCCGTTCGAGGACCAGTCTTTCGACGCTGCCATGGCCTTCAGCACCGTGCACCACTGGCAGGACCCGATAGCCGGTCTGCGCGAGATGCGCCGCGTGGCCCGACGCGTGGTGGTGTTCACCCACGACGCCAGCCACACCGGCTGGCTCCAACGGTTCTGGCTCACCCGCGACTACCTGCCCGAGGTCGCCAACCTGGTGATAGGCAGGCCATCGGTGGACCAGTTGGCCCACGCGATCGGCGCTCGCAGGGAACCGGTCCTCATCCCGTGGGACTGCGCCGACGGCTTCTTCGAGGCCCACTGGCGCCGCCCCGAGGCCTACCTCGACGAACACGTCCGCCGCGCGGTCTCCGTGTGGACCAGGGTCGGCCCCGAGGCCGAACACCGCGCGGTGAGCCGACTCCGCGCCGACCTCGCCGCGAACCGGTGGTCCGAGCGCAACCCCGACCTCACCGCCCTCGACGCCGCCGAGCTCGGCCTCCGCCTGCTCATCACCTGA
- a CDS encoding VOC family protein produces the protein MPTRLVNVVVDAADPPALARFWADLLGWRAEQADTGEVDVSAPPEDGWWMDLVFVPVRDPKRTKNRIHLDLSSLSPTDQDATVRRALGLGAVPVELGQGAVPWVVLADPEGNEFCVLEPRPEYADTGAIAAIVVDAIDPAAQATFWAAATSLRIVRDEPAFASLHAIDHHGPWLEFLRTEDPKITKNRVHLDVAAHPGEDQHQEVARLRSLGAKPANVGQGESPWVVLTDPEDNEFCVLTSR, from the coding sequence ATGCCGACCCGCTTGGTGAACGTCGTGGTGGACGCCGCGGACCCGCCCGCCTTAGCCCGCTTCTGGGCCGACCTGCTCGGCTGGCGGGCGGAACAGGCCGACACCGGCGAGGTCGACGTCAGCGCGCCACCGGAGGACGGGTGGTGGATGGACCTGGTGTTCGTGCCGGTGCGCGATCCCAAGCGCACCAAGAACCGGATCCACCTGGACCTGTCCAGTCTCTCCCCGACCGACCAGGACGCCACCGTCCGCCGCGCACTGGGCCTGGGCGCGGTCCCGGTCGAACTCGGCCAGGGCGCAGTCCCCTGGGTGGTCCTGGCCGACCCCGAAGGCAACGAGTTCTGCGTCCTGGAACCCCGCCCCGAATACGCCGACACCGGCGCCATAGCCGCCATAGTCGTCGACGCCATCGACCCCGCCGCCCAAGCCACCTTCTGGGCCGCCGCAACATCCCTGCGCATAGTCCGCGACGAACCGGCCTTCGCCTCCCTGCACGCCATCGACCACCACGGCCCCTGGCTCGAGTTCCTCCGCACCGAAGACCCCAAGATCACCAAGAACCGAGTCCACCTGGACGTAGCCGCCCACCCCGGCGAGGACCAGCACCAGGAAGTCGCCCGCTTACGCAGCCTGGGCGCCAAACCCGCCAACGTCGGCCAAGGCGAGTCCCCCTGGGTCGTCCTCACCGACCCCGAGGACAACGAGTTCTGCGTCTTGACTTCCCGCTGA
- a CDS encoding META domain-containing protein, whose product MSSGEGAVDETEQRLRATFAERADGVGGEDLLLAVHRRLRRRRTARLTTAAVVVAVALVGGVIALRDTAGTTSSTAAGGAPMPAAGVTGTWEPLFVVGDSQALRPKPPLIHFGPDGRWTASDGCNDSQGRYTTGGPSFTATPEGGTTYIACDNVPNQAVLTKATTFTLRGDQLTFYDAAGQELGTYRRTGS is encoded by the coding sequence ATGAGTAGCGGGGAGGGCGCGGTGGACGAGACCGAGCAGCGGTTGCGCGCGACTTTCGCCGAGCGGGCCGACGGGGTGGGGGGCGAGGACCTGCTCCTCGCGGTCCACCGGCGGTTGCGCAGGCGCCGGACCGCCCGGCTTACCACCGCCGCCGTCGTGGTCGCCGTCGCCCTGGTCGGCGGGGTGATCGCCTTGCGGGACACCGCAGGCACCACGTCCAGCACGGCCGCGGGCGGTGCGCCGATGCCCGCGGCCGGGGTGACCGGCACCTGGGAGCCGCTGTTCGTGGTCGGCGACTCCCAGGCGCTCCGCCCGAAACCGCCCCTGATCCACTTCGGCCCCGACGGCCGCTGGACGGCCTCCGACGGCTGCAACGACTCCCAAGGCCGCTACACGACCGGCGGCCCCTCGTTCACAGCCACACCCGAAGGCGGCACGACCTACATCGCCTGCGACAACGTCCCCAACCAGGCCGTGCTGACCAAAGCCACCACGTTCACCCTCCGCGGCGACCAGCTGACCTTCTACGACGCCGCGGGCCAAGAGTTGGGCACCTACCGGCGCACCGGCAGTTAG
- a CDS encoding SigE family RNA polymerase sigma factor gives MGFDEYVRDRGQALLRFAYLLTGDRHLAEDLVQTALLKAHSRWRRVVAADHPDAYLRRIVVNAHLDWRRRRSSTEVPLHPGDAWFESARAADHADGVAAREQTWGALAALPPRQRAVLVLRFYEDRDDRTIAELLGCAESTVRSQASRALSSLRAAWGTKESADE, from the coding sequence ATGGGGTTCGACGAGTACGTGCGAGACCGCGGCCAGGCGCTGCTGCGGTTCGCGTACCTGCTCACCGGCGACCGGCACCTCGCCGAGGACCTGGTGCAGACCGCCCTGCTCAAGGCGCACAGCCGCTGGCGCCGGGTCGTCGCGGCTGACCACCCGGACGCCTACCTGCGCCGGATCGTGGTCAACGCCCACCTGGACTGGCGGCGAAGGCGCTCGAGTACGGAGGTCCCGCTGCACCCCGGCGACGCGTGGTTCGAGTCGGCCCGCGCCGCCGACCACGCGGACGGGGTAGCCGCGCGGGAGCAGACCTGGGGCGCGTTGGCCGCTTTGCCGCCCCGGCAGCGGGCGGTGCTGGTGCTGCGCTTCTACGAGGACCGCGACGACCGGACGATCGCCGAGCTGCTCGGGTGCGCGGAGAGCACCGTGCGCTCGCAGGCGTCGCGCGCGTTGAGCAGCCTGCGGGCGGCGTGGGGGACGAAGGAGTCCGCCGATGAGTAG
- a CDS encoding VOC family protein → MPTRLASLVIDATDPAAAAQFWYIMLGGTATPGRGGCHRLVAPDLGGCGLDLVFVPQRWDKAVKNRIHLDLATESPHEYQVLTSLAADVGAVEVNVGQGPGVPWTVFRDPAGNEFCILEPGDLYHHTGPLAALVVDAEDPTRLATFWSAATGWPLLHTEENSAALRASERSGPWIEFLRVPDPRRGPHRIRLTLAATDDEADTSTLITQGASHHDGVFHDPEGNEFRVVPARVPT, encoded by the coding sequence ATGCCCACCCGCCTGGCGAGCCTCGTGATCGATGCGACCGACCCGGCGGCCGCTGCCCAGTTCTGGTACATCATGCTCGGCGGCACCGCCACCCCCGGCCGCGGTGGTTGCCACCGCCTCGTGGCTCCCGACCTGGGCGGATGCGGGCTGGACCTGGTGTTCGTGCCGCAGCGGTGGGACAAGGCGGTGAAGAACCGGATCCACCTGGACCTGGCCACCGAGAGCCCGCACGAGTACCAGGTGCTGACCTCCCTGGCCGCCGACGTCGGGGCGGTCGAGGTGAACGTCGGGCAGGGGCCGGGGGTGCCGTGGACGGTGTTCCGCGACCCGGCGGGCAACGAGTTCTGCATCCTGGAACCGGGGGACCTCTACCACCACACCGGACCGCTGGCCGCGCTCGTCGTCGACGCCGAGGACCCGACCCGGCTGGCGACGTTCTGGTCCGCGGCGACCGGGTGGCCGCTGCTGCACACCGAGGAGAACTCGGCGGCGCTGCGGGCCAGCGAGCGGTCCGGGCCCTGGATCGAGTTCCTGCGGGTGCCCGACCCGCGCCGCGGTCCCCACCGGATCCGGCTCACCCTCGCCGCCACCGACGACGAGGCCGACACCAGCACCCTGATCACCCAGGGCGCCTCCCACCACGACGGCGTCTTCCACGACCCGGAGGGCAACGAGTTCCGGGTGGTGCCCGCGCGCGTGCCGACCTGA
- a CDS encoding maleylpyruvate isomerase family mycothiol-dependent enzyme, which produces MTALIDADRLLDVLEDETTLLAAAATGTDPDRPVPGCPGLTAGETTRHLGSVYRMVLTWIRTGDRPTRWQRQPHDGQSAEHYLRDGLRALLGELESHPPDAPCPTWHPEDQTYGFWRRRMAHEATVHRVDVQGAAGEPITPVPEDVAVDGVDEVLTLWFTHRLAVLGVSGTRATTVAVRTAGHAWLAEVTTDRTTAAPAPLLSAESAAATVTGPPQELYLWLWGRSAVFSSEVEREGDLDALTQLWALLRLATR; this is translated from the coding sequence GTGACCGCGCTGATCGATGCCGACCGGCTGCTCGACGTCCTGGAGGACGAGACCACCCTGCTCGCCGCGGCCGCCACGGGCACCGACCCGGACCGCCCCGTCCCCGGCTGCCCCGGCCTGACCGCCGGGGAAACCACCCGCCACCTCGGCAGCGTCTACCGGATGGTGCTCACCTGGATTCGCACCGGCGACCGCCCCACCCGCTGGCAGCGCCAACCGCACGACGGCCAGTCCGCGGAGCACTACCTGCGCGACGGCCTGCGCGCCCTGCTCGGCGAGCTGGAATCGCACCCGCCGGACGCCCCGTGCCCCACCTGGCACCCCGAAGACCAGACCTACGGCTTCTGGCGCCGCCGCATGGCCCACGAGGCGACGGTGCACCGGGTGGACGTGCAGGGCGCCGCCGGTGAGCCGATCACCCCGGTGCCCGAGGACGTCGCGGTGGACGGGGTGGACGAGGTCCTCACCCTCTGGTTCACCCACCGCCTCGCCGTGCTGGGCGTGTCGGGCACCCGCGCGACGACGGTGGCGGTGCGCACCGCGGGCCACGCCTGGCTGGCCGAGGTGACCACGGACAGGACAACCGCCGCCCCGGCACCCCTGCTGTCCGCTGAATCCGCGGCCGCCACGGTGACCGGGCCGCCCCAGGAGCTCTACCTCTGGCTGTGGGGCCGCAGTGCCGTCTTCAGCTCCGAGGTGGAGCGGGAAGGCGACCTCGACGCCCTGACCCAGCTCTGGGCCCTGCTGCGCCTGGCCACCCGCTAG
- a CDS encoding SAV_6107 family HEPN domain-containing protein, with the protein MTSTLDFPVTQAPPAAAVALLGQAERGFAAVSERATPAHLFTESYLCALRAAAALLAARGRPHRGRAKPTSVWTLLAAVAPEMREWAAHFASCSATRAAVQAGITSRVGPRAAEDLHRQAAEFIGLVHRAVHGTRR; encoded by the coding sequence ATGACCAGCACACTGGACTTCCCCGTCACCCAGGCACCACCGGCCGCCGCGGTGGCCCTGCTCGGGCAGGCCGAGCGCGGGTTCGCCGCGGTGTCGGAGCGGGCGACACCCGCGCACCTGTTCACCGAGTCGTACCTGTGCGCGCTGCGCGCCGCCGCGGCGCTGCTGGCCGCGCGCGGGCGCCCGCACCGGGGCCGCGCCAAGCCCACCAGCGTGTGGACGCTGCTGGCCGCGGTGGCCCCGGAGATGCGCGAGTGGGCGGCGCACTTCGCCTCCTGCTCGGCCACCCGCGCCGCGGTGCAGGCGGGCATCACCAGCCGGGTCGGCCCCCGCGCCGCCGAGGACCTGCACCGGCAGGCGGCCGAGTTCATCGGCCTGGTCCACCGCGCCGTGCACGGCACCCGGCGGTGA
- a CDS encoding YbaK/EbsC family protein: MSTIEHRGVTAVAAALRAAGLPEAAAGIRFLDDDVRTAAAAAAALGAPVGAIANSLVFIADGEPLLVLTSGDHRADTAKLAALAGVTEVGKANPAFVREHTGQAIGGVAPIGHPAPLRTLVDSHLERYPTVWAAAGHPKSLFPTTYADLVTLTGGTAARVGVEEDDPSS, from the coding sequence GTGAGCACAATCGAGCACCGCGGGGTCACCGCCGTCGCGGCCGCACTGCGCGCGGCGGGACTCCCCGAGGCCGCCGCCGGGATCCGGTTCCTCGACGACGACGTCCGCACCGCCGCGGCCGCCGCGGCGGCGTTGGGCGCACCCGTGGGCGCCATCGCCAACAGTCTCGTCTTCATCGCGGACGGGGAGCCGCTGCTGGTGCTGACCTCGGGTGATCACCGCGCCGACACCGCCAAGCTCGCCGCGCTGGCGGGTGTCACCGAGGTGGGCAAGGCCAACCCGGCGTTCGTCCGCGAACACACCGGCCAGGCCATCGGCGGCGTCGCCCCGATCGGGCACCCCGCGCCCCTGCGCACCCTGGTCGACAGCCACCTCGAGCGCTACCCCACGGTCTGGGCCGCGGCGGGCCACCCGAAGTCGCTGTTCCCCACCACCTACGCCGATCTGGTGACCCTCACCGGGGGCACAGCTGCGCGGGTGGGCGTCGAGGAGGATGATCCGTCCTCGTGA
- a CDS encoding GNAT family N-acetyltransferase, which yields MTAAPEPSVARFAELTGDELRSRLREALTLYVTAMNYPKGTAEQRAPMWLAHMLRIGWRCVAAFDTDDRMAGIAYGYQGAPGQWWHEQVKRGVTERHGIEVAESWMSDYFELTELHVRPDTQGQGIGGELVRRLVAGTPNAHVLLSTPEGPSRAWNLYRKLSFTDVLRNYQFAGDPRPFGVLGRPLPLTDQN from the coding sequence GTGACCGCCGCTCCAGAACCCAGCGTCGCCCGCTTCGCCGAGCTGACCGGCGACGAGCTGCGGAGCCGCCTGCGCGAGGCGCTGACCCTGTACGTGACCGCCATGAACTACCCCAAGGGCACCGCGGAACAACGAGCCCCGATGTGGCTGGCGCACATGCTGCGGATCGGCTGGCGCTGCGTGGCCGCCTTCGACACCGACGACCGGATGGCGGGCATCGCCTACGGCTACCAGGGCGCCCCCGGCCAGTGGTGGCACGAACAGGTCAAACGCGGCGTCACCGAACGGCACGGCATCGAGGTCGCCGAGAGCTGGATGAGCGACTACTTCGAACTCACCGAACTGCACGTCCGCCCCGACACCCAGGGCCAGGGCATCGGCGGCGAGCTAGTCCGCCGCCTGGTAGCGGGCACCCCCAACGCCCACGTGCTGCTCTCCACCCCCGAAGGCCCCTCCCGAGCCTGGAACCTCTACCGAAAACTCTCCTTCACCGACGTCCTCCGCAACTACCAATTCGCAGGCGACCCCCGCCCCTTTGGCGTCCTGGGCCGCCCCCTCCCCCTCACCGACCAGAACTAG